A window of Psychroflexus sp. ALD_RP9 contains these coding sequences:
- a CDS encoding LytR/AlgR family response regulator transcription factor: MSIIFNKPYPFIFNTFSVVIPSTITFLIISFLAPLQFHELEFQPRLIIAFIISVVVALIILMTVYILKKIVSKETIEDKWTVGKELLLILTVLFNIAVIISVALFVIDDDNTSMLQLLLKTTSITIGISIIPVIIMLQFEQYKHQKSQLKKADNLTKVLQDELIATYSTKSKVQKHLVIKSENDAIQLQLNSEDLIYLKSVGNYIEVFFLNSGAIQKKLIRNRLKTFETQLPNKIFIRCHNSFIVNGNYIIKIEGNARNLRLQLKNCEEKIPVSRTKAKTISTFINQLQK, from the coding sequence ATGAGTATAATTTTCAACAAACCATACCCATTTATATTTAATACCTTTAGTGTAGTAATTCCTAGCACGATTACGTTTTTAATAATAAGTTTTTTAGCGCCATTACAATTTCATGAACTAGAATTTCAACCTCGATTAATTATAGCTTTTATAATTTCAGTAGTTGTAGCATTAATTATACTAATGACAGTCTATATTTTAAAGAAAATAGTTTCTAAAGAAACAATAGAAGATAAATGGACCGTTGGAAAAGAGCTATTATTAATTCTTACCGTACTATTTAATATAGCTGTAATAATTAGTGTTGCACTGTTTGTTATTGATGATGATAATACCTCAATGTTACAATTGCTGCTTAAAACCACTTCAATAACAATTGGCATAAGCATAATCCCAGTTATTATTATGCTTCAATTTGAACAATATAAACATCAAAAGTCACAATTAAAGAAAGCTGATAATTTAACAAAAGTGCTTCAAGATGAATTGATTGCAACTTATTCAACTAAATCTAAAGTTCAAAAACATCTAGTTATTAAATCTGAAAATGATGCTATTCAACTTCAATTAAATTCTGAAGATTTAATCTACTTAAAATCGGTTGGAAATTATATTGAAGTGTTTTTTTTAAATTCAGGGGCAATTCAAAAAAAACTAATTAGAAATCGATTAAAAACTTTTGAAACCCAATTGCCAAATAAAATTTTTATAAGATGCCATAACAGTTTTATTGTTAATGGAAATTACATCATAAAAATAGAAGGTAATGCCCGTAACCTTCGACTTCAATTAAAAAATTGTGAGGAAAAAATTCCTGTTTCTAGAACCAAAGCAAAAACAATTTCTACTTTTATAAATCAACTACAAAAATAG
- a CDS encoding thymidylate synthase — MNKYHRKLKDILNFGKVQSNKKGKIKYLLNQHLELRPLDLLEIFEGHAIARNKLRNELELFQSGERLTERYRDAGIPWWDYCGPILVNSYPTYFEKLPPLIKRINAEKRNSKNYVLFLGETGAESNQQPCLSLIQFQIDKGELVLSAYQRSSDASLGLPADIYHLYLISRQIDVPLKSISLMLANVHIYQNNIKATHKLLAGEKVKFELNV; from the coding sequence ATGAATAAATACCATAGAAAACTTAAAGATATATTGAATTTTGGCAAGGTTCAATCGAACAAAAAAGGAAAGATAAAATACCTTTTGAATCAGCATTTAGAACTTAGGCCATTAGACCTTTTAGAAATATTTGAAGGTCACGCAATTGCTAGAAATAAGCTTAGGAATGAATTAGAGCTATTTCAGTCAGGCGAACGCCTTACAGAACGTTATAGAGATGCTGGGATTCCGTGGTGGGATTATTGTGGACCGATATTGGTCAATTCATACCCGACATATTTTGAAAAATTACCGCCTTTGATTAAGCGCATCAATGCTGAGAAGCGCAATAGCAAGAACTATGTACTATTTCTAGGCGAAACAGGAGCTGAAAGCAATCAACAGCCTTGCCTGAGTCTTATACAGTTTCAGATTGATAAAGGTGAATTGGTCTTAAGTGCATATCAGCGGAGTTCTGATGCCAGTCTAGGATTGCCCGCCGATATCTATCATTTGTACTTGATCAGTCGTCAGATCGATGTCCCGTTGAAGTCGATTAGTCTGATGCTTGCTAATGTTCATATTTATCAAAATAACATCAAAGCTACTCATAAGCTTTTAGCGGGCGAAAAGGTGAAGTTCGAACTAAACGTATAA